DNA from Nomascus leucogenys isolate Asia chromosome 24, Asia_NLE_v1, whole genome shotgun sequence:
TATCTCTTCAAGATAAATACATGGAAGGATGTGAAAATCGGAACACAAACTATGTGTCTCACTGCATCTAAGTGAAGCAGCCAGCTGTGAGAGTTTTCAAAGCAGAAAGATGCTGATGTGACCTCTGGAATTCAGACATACTGAGCTATGGGTCAGAAGTGTTTtacttaaaaagcaaacaatccccAGGAAATACTGAATAGGAACCAGCAACACAAGGCCAGCTTGTgttgtatttgtttattaatacagtctaaaaaaaaaaaatagcaaaaccacAACACACATCCCCAAACAATAACTCTCAATCACATAGCTAATTGCTTCATTATTTTGTAAAACTGACATCCTAACACTGGCACCTAGTATACTTTTCCATCTGAGTCTAACGTACCCCACTGCCTCTAATACGGCCCGCACTACGATGAGCTACTTCAATGGGTAGGACCAAGCAGGAACTGTAAGGGAAAATTAGTCACTAGTTCTATTAtcgttttatttttcaagatgtgTGACAAGTACAGGTGACAATATGGTTGCCAAGTAAgctgctctccctccctcaacaAGACGCAACATGAAACCTGGAAGTATGAGGCCTTGGGATGATTTTTAACCTAAGTAGGTACACCCATGGTAAAGAATGGATACCCTGCCCCCCATGGAAAAGACTACccgcaaaaataaatgaaacaaaatagaaaaggcCTAAAAGCCAAAAATCTTCAAACTtactaaacaaaaatattttttaatgattctgATCTAAACAATACTGTATCTTCTTCCATTTGCTCAATTTTCAGTCTATCAGGACTCATTTTTCTCCAGCTTGAGTTTATTATTCTGAATATATATTACTCTAAGATAGTAACTAATTGGTTAACCTGCAGCTATGGTCTATGGTTATACCACAAGTTTATATATAGGTATGTAATGTATGCGTATATAAAAAGCTtccccatcctcccctccccaccatcacATCTTTAAATTATAGACTGAAAGACTTTTTTCCAACACTAACAAAATCAGGGTTTCTCAGCATAACAGCATCTCACAACTGCTCTAAACCTTCGCATGAAGACAGAGAGTTCAGCTATTTTATTCTGCAATCTAAGAAATTTTTCTGTGCACTTCAATCAAACTGGAAAATTGAGAACCATTTGCTCCTACGTTTGTAACCTCTGCTGAACCATGACCCCAAGGTCTAAGGAGAAACCACATAGGATAAATGTTTACGCTTCACGTGGCCACCCagatccatttttgtttttgagtctggCTTTTCTGTGGCTGAAGATATACTGCAGTCAGCAGGTAATGGCTGGATTTGGGCGCTTGCAtttgtttcttctgcttccctaaaaaatttttcatatttgtccAGGTATGGTGGTCGTTCAGGTAGTAGGTAATAATGTGTTGAACTAACCTTCTTCCCATTTTCAATAATGGGCAGAATGCAAGGAACCTTATTGGCAGATCCTTCGCTGTTCTGTCTTTGCAGTGCTTTGCTGCTGACATACTTGGGATCAGGGGCAAAGCTCTGTGTCGGGGGCATGACCCCATTGAGGTAAGACGGAAGGCTTTTGGGACTTGGTGTGCGCGAGTTACTCGGTGACAAAGGTTCTCTTggcggtactttgggaggcctgtcTTCATCACTATAGGTGCTCGAAGTAACTTCTGCTGACCATCTTCTATAATCTGGCTTTACTGGTCTAGGAGGTATGGGAACTCTGGGGGGAACCTCAGGTTTGTCTTCATCAGAGTTAGGAGAAGCTCTGTGTATACAACAGTTGGATATCCTTATGGCTGGCTTGTTAAAGGAGCCAGCTGGTCCCGAATGAGACCTTCTTAATCTTCGGTGGGTCTGAGGTGGAGGAGGATTTGGATCTGGGACACCTCCATTTTGGTCAGACACATAGCTGAGATCTGCTGCAGAAACAGCTGGGGTATCAAAATATGCATAGTTGATTTGTCCACACCCACGGAAGCTTCGCCTACCAGGAACATCgtatttgaaatcagaaagtgtagTGTCTTCTAAAAGGAAGTCCGTATCTGAGCTAGTTAGGAATTCCACCTCGCAATCTGTGTCATCCAGAGACAGGGCTTCAGAGATTGGCAACGGTGGAAGAGGCCTAGAACCGCGTTCACAAAGAGGGGCacaggggaaaagggaaggggagtTTTTTATGGGTGTCAGTGGAGGGGTGGAAGCACAAA
Protein-coding regions in this window:
- the ERRFI1 gene encoding ERBB receptor feedback inhibitor 1 isoform X2, which translates into the protein MHTLLHETLGHASKSAPMNGHCFAENGPSQKSSLPPLLIPPSENLGPHEEDQVVCGFKKLTVNGVCASTPPLTPIKNSPSLFPCAPLCERGSRPLPPLPISEALSLDDTDCEVEFLTSSDTDFLLEDTTLSDFKYDVPGRRSFRGCGQINYAYFDTPAVSAADLSYVSDQNGGVPDPNPPPPQTHRRLRRSHSGPAGSFNKPAIRISNCCIHRASPNSDEDKPEVPPRVPIPPRPVKPDYRRWSAEVTSSTYSDEDRPPKVPPREPLSPSNSRTPSPKSLPSYLNGVMPPTQSFAPDPKYVSSKALQRQNSEGSANKVPCILPIIENGKKVSSTHYYLLPERPPYLDKYEKFFREAEETNASAQIQPLPADCSISSATEKPDSKTKMDLGGHVKRKHLSYVVSP
- the ERRFI1 gene encoding ERBB receptor feedback inhibitor 1 isoform X1: MSIAGVAAQEIRVPLKTGFLHNGRAMGNMRKTCWSSRSEFKNNFLNIDSITMAYSLNSSAQERLIPLGHASKSAPMNGHCFAENGPSQKSSLPPLLIPPSENLGPHEEDQVVCGFKKLTVNGVCASTPPLTPIKNSPSLFPCAPLCERGSRPLPPLPISEALSLDDTDCEVEFLTSSDTDFLLEDTTLSDFKYDVPGRRSFRGCGQINYAYFDTPAVSAADLSYVSDQNGGVPDPNPPPPQTHRRLRRSHSGPAGSFNKPAIRISNCCIHRASPNSDEDKPEVPPRVPIPPRPVKPDYRRWSAEVTSSTYSDEDRPPKVPPREPLSPSNSRTPSPKSLPSYLNGVMPPTQSFAPDPKYVSSKALQRQNSEGSANKVPCILPIIENGKKVSSTHYYLLPERPPYLDKYEKFFREAEETNASAQIQPLPADCSISSATEKPDSKTKMDLGGHVKRKHLSYVVSP